From Cellulosimicrobium sp. ES-005, one genomic window encodes:
- a CDS encoding beta-1,3-glucanase family protein, with protein sequence MSLDRRRRSRRAWAALCAAVLAVSGAVVGAAAPASAVPATIPLTITNDSGKGPIYLYVLGERDGVAGWADAGGTFHPWPGGVGPVPVPAPDASIAGPGPGQSVTIRLPKLSGRVYYSYGQKMTFQIVLDGRLVQPAVQNDSDPNRNILFNWTEYTLNDGGLWINSTQVDHWSAPYQVGVQRADGQVLSTGMLTPNGYEAFYTALESAGWGGLVQRAPDGSRLRALNPSHGIDVGKISSASIDSYVTEVWNSYRTRDMVVTPFSHEPGTQFRGRVDGDWFRFRNASGQEVAAFTKPDASSVYGCHKDLQAPNDHVVGPIARTLCAALIRTTALTNPNQPDASDAGFYQDARTNVYAKLAHQQMANGRAYAFAFDDVGAHESLVHDGNPQAAFIKLDPFTGAATPIGDDGGGTEQPNPGGGLPTGTGTIRAGAALCLDVPWADPTDTNQVQLATCSGNTAQQWTRGSDGTVRALGKCLDVARSGTADGTVVWIYTCNGTGAQQWVYDAGTQALRNPQSGKCLDAQGGAPLHDGQKVQLWTCNQTEAQRWSF encoded by the coding sequence ATGAGTCTCGACAGGCGGAGAAGAAGCAGACGAGCGTGGGCCGCCCTGTGCGCGGCGGTCCTCGCGGTGAGCGGGGCGGTCGTCGGTGCGGCGGCCCCCGCGAGCGCGGTCCCGGCGACCATCCCGCTCACGATCACCAACGACTCGGGCAAGGGGCCGATCTACCTGTACGTCCTCGGCGAGCGCGACGGCGTCGCCGGCTGGGCCGACGCGGGCGGCACGTTCCACCCGTGGCCCGGCGGGGTGGGGCCCGTGCCCGTCCCGGCGCCCGACGCGTCGATCGCGGGCCCCGGCCCCGGCCAGTCCGTGACGATCCGGCTCCCGAAGCTGTCCGGGCGCGTCTACTACTCGTACGGCCAGAAGATGACGTTCCAGATCGTGCTCGACGGGCGGCTCGTCCAGCCAGCGGTCCAGAACGACTCCGACCCCAACCGGAACATCCTCTTCAACTGGACCGAGTACACGCTCAACGACGGCGGGCTGTGGATCAACAGCACGCAGGTGGACCACTGGTCCGCGCCGTACCAGGTGGGCGTCCAGCGCGCCGACGGGCAGGTCCTCAGCACGGGCATGCTCACGCCGAACGGCTACGAGGCGTTCTACACGGCCCTCGAGAGCGCGGGGTGGGGCGGCCTCGTGCAGCGCGCCCCTGACGGGAGCCGCCTGCGCGCGCTCAACCCGTCGCACGGGATCGACGTCGGCAAGATCTCCTCGGCGTCGATCGACTCGTACGTCACCGAGGTGTGGAACTCCTACCGCACGCGCGACATGGTCGTCACGCCGTTCTCCCACGAGCCCGGCACGCAGTTCCGCGGCCGGGTCGACGGCGACTGGTTCCGCTTCAGGAACGCGTCCGGGCAGGAGGTCGCGGCCTTTACGAAGCCCGACGCGTCGAGCGTGTACGGGTGCCACAAGGACCTCCAGGCGCCCAACGACCACGTCGTCGGGCCGATCGCCCGCACCCTGTGCGCGGCGCTCATCCGCACCACGGCGCTGACGAACCCGAACCAGCCCGACGCGAGCGACGCCGGCTTCTACCAGGACGCGCGCACCAACGTCTACGCCAAGCTCGCGCACCAGCAGATGGCGAACGGCCGGGCGTACGCCTTCGCGTTCGACGACGTCGGCGCGCACGAGTCGCTCGTCCACGACGGCAACCCTCAGGCTGCCTTCATCAAGCTGGACCCGTTCACGGGCGCCGCGACGCCCATCGGCGACGACGGTGGCGGCACCGAGCAGCCGAACCCCGGCGGCGGCCTGCCGACCGGCACCGGGACGATCCGCGCCGGCGCCGCGCTGTGCCTCGACGTGCCGTGGGCCGACCCGACCGACACCAACCAGGTCCAGCTCGCGACGTGCAGCGGCAACACGGCGCAGCAGTGGACGCGCGGGTCCGACGGGACCGTGCGCGCGCTGGGCAAGTGCCTCGACGTCGCCCGCAGCGGGACCGCGGACGGCACCGTCGTGTGGATCTACACGTGCAACGGCACGGGCGCCCAGCAGTGGGTCTACGACGCCGGCACCCAGGCCCTGCGCAACCCGCAGTCCGGCAAGTGCCTCGACGCCCAGGGCGGGGCGCCGCTCCACGACGGCCAGAAGGTCCAGCTCTGGACCTGCAACCAGACCGAGGCCCAGCGCTGGTCGTTCTGA
- a CDS encoding DUF4287 domain-containing protein, whose product MSFQAYLDAVEDKTGLTPRQLVDLAHERGFDESTKATPILEWLKDDYGLGRGHGMAIVHVITKGPRISSKHVGSDGTHRDESDTLWLDGKATKPA is encoded by the coding sequence ATGTCCTTCCAGGCCTATCTCGACGCGGTCGAGGACAAGACCGGCCTCACCCCGCGCCAGCTCGTCGACCTGGCGCACGAGCGCGGGTTCGACGAGTCCACGAAGGCGACGCCGATCCTCGAGTGGCTGAAGGACGACTACGGGCTCGGTCGGGGCCACGGCATGGCGATCGTGCACGTCATCACCAAGGGCCCGCGGATCTCGTCGAAGCACGTGGGGTCCGACGGCACGCACCGCGACGAGTCCGACACCCTGTGGCTCGACGGCAAGGCGACCAAGCCCGCCTGA
- a CDS encoding DEAD/DEAH box helicase, with protein MTNQTFGVVPHPHQVAGADFLDTHPRAILADEVGLGKTIQAALVIERASHHGTFSAPGRPDGPAVVWVTDASLINQTLDELRRLLPNLTIDASTHRAWSTNPSKKATQEWAALAANLHVVVISYDTLRTRLDTALVSHWRPHILVLDEIMAVKGGKTNWEAVRTLSARAHRCIGLTATPVETVPPETWAALAAVGTPNLWDQETFDREFVEWAPTGTNILGDPMPPRAVGFLPGAETRLREYLRGVTLRRTAEDIGLSLPTLVRKTTFVPLTPPQQKQHDRYATMPGLHGHQKRAKAARYVAGSSATANEFIRLVTTADYHQTPKVIVYSEFQDVLNVVCERLRSVGVSFVRVDGGVDRAGRASAVAAFRDPVGPRVLVGSSVLERGLNLQTCGVLVSLDSSWNPAREVQREGRIRRLGSSFAWVLHHTVLPDVPDARRKAGVVAGREAVASQVLAGAPREERCGRDWWAEEQDRILMHEVMGVWG; from the coding sequence ATGACCAACCAGACGTTCGGCGTCGTCCCCCACCCGCACCAGGTCGCGGGTGCCGACTTCCTCGACACCCACCCCCGCGCGATCCTGGCCGACGAGGTCGGCCTAGGAAAGACCATCCAGGCTGCGCTCGTCATCGAGCGCGCCTCCCACCACGGCACGTTCTCGGCACCGGGCCGACCCGACGGCCCGGCCGTCGTTTGGGTCACCGACGCCTCGCTCATCAACCAGACTCTCGACGAGCTGCGGCGCCTCCTGCCCAACCTCACCATCGACGCATCCACCCACCGCGCGTGGTCCACCAACCCATCCAAGAAGGCCACCCAGGAGTGGGCGGCCCTCGCCGCCAACCTGCACGTCGTCGTCATCTCCTACGACACGCTCCGCACCCGCCTCGACACCGCTCTCGTGTCGCACTGGCGACCCCACATCCTGGTGCTGGACGAAATCATGGCTGTGAAGGGTGGCAAGACGAACTGGGAAGCCGTCCGCACCCTGTCAGCCCGCGCCCACCGGTGCATCGGCCTCACAGCCACCCCCGTCGAGACCGTGCCCCCCGAGACATGGGCCGCCCTCGCCGCCGTCGGCACACCCAACCTCTGGGATCAGGAGACGTTCGACCGCGAGTTCGTCGAATGGGCACCCACCGGGACGAACATCCTCGGTGATCCCATGCCACCCCGCGCCGTCGGATTCCTCCCCGGCGCCGAGACGCGCCTACGCGAGTACCTCAGAGGCGTGACGCTCCGCCGCACCGCCGAGGACATCGGCCTTTCGCTCCCGACCCTGGTTCGCAAGACCACATTCGTGCCGCTCACCCCACCCCAGCAGAAGCAGCACGACCGGTACGCCACCATGCCCGGACTCCACGGCCACCAGAAGCGAGCCAAGGCCGCCCGGTACGTCGCAGGCAGCTCCGCGACAGCGAATGAGTTCATACGTCTCGTTACGACTGCTGACTATCACCAGACTCCGAAGGTGATTGTGTATTCGGAATTTCAGGATGTGTTGAATGTGGTGTGTGAACGTCTGCGTTCGGTGGGTGTGTCGTTTGTTCGAGTGGATGGTGGCGTGGATCGCGCGGGGCGTGCAAGCGCGGTGGCTGCGTTTCGTGATCCGGTGGGGCCGCGGGTTTTGGTGGGGTCGTCGGTGTTGGAGCGTGGGCTGAATCTTCAGACGTGTGGGGTCTTGGTGTCGTTGGATTCTTCTTGGAATCCTGCGCGTGAGGTGCAGCGGGAGGGGCGTATCCGGAGGTTGGGTTCGTCGTTTGCGTGGGTGCTGCATCACACGGTTCTGCCGGACGTGCCGGATGCTCGGCGGAAGGCTGGGGTGGTGGCTGGGCGTGAGGCGGTGGCGTCGCAGGTGCTGGCTGGTGCGCCTCGGGAGGAGCGGTGCGGGCGGGATTGGTGGGCTGAGGAGCAGGACCGCATCCTCATGCACGAGGTGATGGGCGTGTGGGGTTGA